TTGGTTGTTAGTAGTTGTTAGTGTAACATAATTTAGTAACACATCATACTGCAATTCTTAGACTTATGGCCATTTAGAGGAGTTGagcttaacattttttttctgcttttttacaCTGCTACCTCTTCAGTTTATCTTTTCTTCAATTATCTCTTCCTGGGATGAGACAACCTTTCCATCGACCATGTCTGTCACAATCGTCTTAATCTTTCTAGTTCTTGTTTGGTCTGAAAATTGGAATGGCAAAAATTTGAACCTTGAAACGTCGCagtttaaaacaaaacatagagagCATGAAAGTTAAGAAACTGGATTCTCTTTtctaatgggcagatgatcaaaaacccgcgctgttccaaacagcgctctagaaatagcgctggaacagcgcggggctttaccgcccctatgatctgagataatagcatgtaaatttaaacatgctattatctctgatcattgggtAAAGTACGGGAGGATTgctcaggcacagtcctcccacacttgtttgacaggtctcgGCTGGCATAGAGGCCTAGTACCTTGTGGCCTAGTACCTCCACCATGAGCCAAGCAACACGGGGTCTGGAAGTCCGGTGCATCTCCAGTCCCTCCGACCCCTCCCCCCTACAAGTttgagggggctggagatctggtgggtctccatccCCCATAACCCCACGTAGCATCTCCTCAaatggagccctggtggcccagtggtccacgagtcaacaccccccccccccccgggctgtaGTTCTGGTGGATTTCCAGcccttctaaccccccccccccccgccccagcaTCCCATCAAAAGGagtcctggtggcccagtgggctgcaagtCAAGCCcctccacctggtggtctagcagcccttctcTACCCCCTAACTTTGTTGAAGGAGGGAGgtggtctccctcctcttccattggtgccacctcaaaaatggcggtgcccagctctgcccagtgcatcctgggatacactAGACGGGGCTTCACATCATATAAGGgaggtttctcccttatatggtgtgaagccccgcccagcactgtggggtgggtgggtaggggttCCTGCTCTTGCAGAGGTGGGGGCTGCTGAATTGGAGGGGAATggagggcctgctagcatgcaaatgcacgctggacagggctcaccattcctccccaatagtCTGCAAAACACtgacgccagctccgagctggcatagggtttgcagcaGATAGTGCATCAATGTTTGGCGCGCTGCTCGCTGATCACTGGGTAGGAATACATTTcaaatgcatttgcatgctacttgtgctaagagccctgttttgcatgcatttgcatgctagttgcgttcagagcccacgagcaTGTTGTTTCATGTGCTCAGGGGCTTTGATCaaggggcagtagcaaacgcaggtgctaggatgacgctaatagcctctagcgcctgcgttagCTTCTGAATATCAGCCTATAAGTGTGCTAGATTTTCAGCTCCCTAATAAAAGGCTGCATCTGTCTATGATAATCCAACCTCATTTTTGACTTGGAAATTCAAAGCTCTAGTCAGGCAATCAAAAGAAGGTTGAACTGATGGTCTTTCAGTCTACCCAAAGTAcaatttggttgtaccacagaaaggtagtgtaTCAAATGCGTTACTCAACTCTGGGCCCCTTgcacaaagcagcggtaagccctaTGTGGGATTACCGCTCGCTACACAGGAAGTACCgctaggctaccgcagcagcccagcggtacttcccacccccagcgccatcatatccggcgctacaaaaatatattaatttttgtagtgccgggatgtagctggtggtaatcaggcagtgccgcgcacTGCCCGGTTCCTGCTGGGTTAGTACGGGGGCCctcatcaccacctcaatgggtggcagtaagggctccccccccccccccccccccccgtgaaggccacacagcaagtgctttacttgccatatGGCTATTTCCTGAAGACAAGAAAGACTACCTTTTTACCAGCTGTAGTAAACGGGGGCCTCGGCACAAGTCAAaatgatgccagcgcaggctcccttttgctgcagcttggtaaaaggggccctgtgtgaCTATAGTAGAATGGAATACACTTTCACATAGAGAGTCATTTTGGAAAAGTGAGGCATGTGAAGGGCTAAATTTTGCAGAGAGTTTCACCAAGCAGCTCTCACTGAAACAACAATTTGGAAAACAAATGCAAGAGACTGAAAGCTATCCTGCTGATATAGACAGGCACTATtgtgggtgtagtttgactgtttcatttggggggggggggggggcaaaggatggggcggggcatattagcatattcatttacatatatatatatgcaattgaatatgctaatatggaggaaggaaaaaagggagaaagaactggctttttggggggaataaccataatgaatatgtatgagatatcaagccagctcttctcccttccttccttccttccttctttcttccttacccagcactccctcttcctctctagtagtatttccccacccccctttcccataccatgccagtgtagacctttgAAATGCATAAGCtgtatatgtagatccttcaagaggtagtgtgtcatggtTTAGGCTCTAaacccctttctgatgttttggtgccacctcagtaaggccaacacacaatctctccactgcaaaacactatacacaatcttgtgcaaaaacacactcataaccttactaaaccattacagcactaattccaaggacaggacgtgctacaaccttatgcatggaaaggcagcactgcaattacatcgggctctaaaacaccagtacactaccttgtgaaaaaaaaaaaggctgcaaatactacactctagcagaatactgcaccttgatcacacatgaaaaaacacatggcaacagatatgacacaaggaactagaaataaaaaaaaatatgaaggcaaaatactgaactggaaagttacctcaagaagtcaaactcggcatgcagcaatactagagaaactgaaacttaaatgcaaaatatcacagatgcacatttccaaaagctgacatattccaattaataaattctgaataaaatactttattctacctttgttgtctgagcatttagtttttatgTTCACTTTGGTCCtaatgtcttctgttttatgcagtgtcttctttccatttgatattttttcactcgccatgtccaccatcctcctgtgtacttatgcgtcctgtctaccatctttagccctgtccctatccttcctccagtttcagcatctgccctcaaagtgttccgatccagcccttaaattcagcagtttctcctccatccatgtccagcatttctcctcactcccctcacctccatccatgtgcatctacttcctttctctttccttccctccatccttgtccaacatttctcctctcttccctgccctgcactCCATCTGTgtatagcatttctcctctcttccctccccttcatccatgtgcatctccttcctgtctttcctcccctccattcacccatgtccagcgatttctattctctcccctgccctctccctccatccatccatgtccagcaactctccattctcccctgccctctcctccatccatccatacccagcaaatttcctctctcccctgcccatcctgtttctttccatccccttcccccttctatccagtgtctccccctctcccccctttgcagcatctcccatctctctctctcattcctgtCCATTgtgttctcttccccttccattcagcatctcccccctctctctcctttttgcaggatcttccatctctctctctcattcctttctatccagcatctccccttcatccctccatCGAACATCTCTGCCTCACCTCTCCATCAATGTCCTCCCTCACTCCCCTTCCCTGCCTCACCTgtcctctcactcactcactctctctacccccccccccccccaagcaaggtTAGGGACATAGGCATCAAACTACTAGCTACTCCTCCTGGCTGCTGCTATGGCAGCCAGGAGGAACTGCAAGCTCTgccctttccttcctctctctcactcactctctccatcACCCCCGCACCCGACGctgctacaaaacaaaataaaaacttccATGCTCTTCCCTGCCTCTCGCTCACTCACTccatccctcctcctccctggcaAAGCATAATGCAAACGTGCGCAGGACCGTGCTCCTGCTGCGCGTGCCGCTGCCGGCTTCCCTCCTTTCTCCGGAAACAGGAAGGAACTTATGAGGCgagtgagggagaaggaaggaggcagCAGTGGCATGCACAGCAGGAGTACGGCCCCACGCACGTTTGCATTATGCtttgccagggaggggggtggagtgagtgagtgagtgagcgagcgagaggcagggaagaaaagagaagagcATGGAAGTTCgcggttcctccaggctgccataGCAGCGGCCGGGAGAAGAGAAGATAGTGGTGGGTTAGTCCAAGGAGGTTTGGGTAGGAGCAGTTCGTTTGGGGGGAGGCactgccccccttgccccccccaatctacgcccatgtagcaggtgctgctaactggataagtgccagCCAGTGGAAATCTGACAGTATAGGAGCCATCTCTGTGGGTGCAAGAAAATTTGGGACAAGTATATACGATCTCTAAGGGACAGgaagatagtagatggcatggatggttgTCTGCCTTCATTGTTCTCTGGGAAGGGGGATTTTTTAAGGAAAAGAAATGATACAAGCTCGTTTTGTTGCACTGTTCATTTTCTTTCAAGACTAATTCACATCCCTAGCAAAAGCAAAGGCACCAGCTGCTTGACAAGGGGCTCTAAGCCAGGGAAGAGATTATGCTGGAAAACATCTGATCACCTTTCTTGAGCTCCTCTGCGGTTGACGCATACTGTGAATTTGATCCATACTGAGATGTCGAATTAGACTCAGCTTGTGATTTCACGTATGCGTTGCTGTAAGGAAAAAAGCAGAATGTTTCCAAAGAATTTCAGCCCTTGATAGTTAAGGATTGTCGACACTTACTCTTTAATTCCATATTGGATGCTAAAAGTTAGGCAGCCAATTACGCCCCAAATTATAGTGTAACTAAgggcctacaattagcacgctaaccgtgtaggcacctataggaatactgtaggcgcatacatggttaacgcgtgtacatggttaacaccgttaaaaacgttaacgtggCTATAACGCTGTTTAGTAACTAGGACCCTTAAtttgttaattggtgctaaattgACACTTAATAaatatcaataattggctttaacaagcactaattagtACTTACATTTGTAACTGACTTAcatccttattctataaacttaccgcctgatatttagtgctatttaaccagccaggatcggcTTATGGTTGGCTAACTTAACCGGCTacctgggaatattcagcaggaaatagtcggttatctcctactgaatattcCTGGTCAGCACTTAACAGATAACCGTATATCGCGCGATACAGTCAGCTATCCACTAACATTCAGCACATCACTGGcctcaactctcggcagccattttgaactggcGCTGGGACCGTCAGCAAGGGGAAcggaatgcagggcagcgctccaggcaggaaagagggtgctgtttcctgccccaaagaggtcactagaccaccaaggcagtagagtaaggtaagagGAGGAAActaggataggacaccactaggcccgcccgccagcctgcccgtttgtccggaaatccggtcaaacaggcaggctggcaaaacccgcctggttgcccggctatgtcctcaaaaagaggacatgtccgggtaacaccagacatatggtaaccctatttattcctagatattcagtgctgggccatgttcagtcaccggcactgaatatccaactATAACCTAGTCagctaagtgtgatattcagggctgctgagaggggggacaggggagcagaattccctgggcctggcctccaaggggggcctgacacgagggtctctctctctctcctgctcctgacgggacccgggtgatcgtgtcccgataggagcaggagagagaaaactccggtgccgggccccctttggaggctgaggaggagcagacacagcaggacttCAGGCCAGGGCCTctgatttggctggcaggggtccccccccaggccccacaagcagaagagatcttcctctaatgctgctcttcactctgccgcattgccttagCGGCTGCTTTTCACCTCAGGTCACGCATGCTcaattttgaaaccgagcatgcacgatGTAAGAGGAAAAGCACCCGCAGGGGCAGGCCATGCAGCAGAGTAAAGAGCAGCACTGGAAGAAGacctgctggcggggccttgggatccccatcCCCAAGATATTTGCAGTTGCTGCACGGGAGAGGGGGACAGCAGTGGTGGCGATCCTGGGAAGGAGGACAGCAGCGGTAATGATCCTGAAGGGGGGCAGTGGCCCTGCctggggcccggctcagtctctcagcggccttggggatattcagcagttaaccgaCTAAGATGAaccgtataaagataggactctGTTTTATCTGGTCCTATTTCTGCGGTCATCTTATCCGTTTAagagctgaatattagcagttaactAGCTAAGTGCTGATTCTGCCCCCAAAACACCCACAGAGTAGTTGGTTTCAGCTTAGGTGCTGtcatttttagcagcactatctgattaagtgccactgaatattcccagttaatCCCAGACAAAcgattaaaaaaaggggggggggggggaccagaaaacaacaaggcaaccaGCTAACAAAATCCAACATGGAAAAAACAACAGTAAGCCGATAAAAAGTTCCGTTATTTATCCACTACGCTTGCTCCAGGTTGTTACAAATGAATGCCCAAtagggccatgtttcgccaagctCAGGTTGAAGATGCTGATTTTACCAGTTCAAGATACTTTCTCAAGGCTGGATTTTAAAACCGATTGGTAGTTTgtatgcccctgacgcagcccttgacgCAGCTGCAAGGGGAGcttggacctgggagggggatcaagcgggtcaggggtgtgccaAGCAATTCAGTTATGGATATAACAGCCAGTATTTACgtttgaggatttacaccagctattcACTTAGCGTAGGTGCTTGTGACTAAAGTCAAATGCTAAAATGCCAACTAATGCAAATATTCTATAACGATTACAGTTACAATCAGATTTATATTCCGCTACAAGCCATTTTCAGGGTCAGTGCAAATCACAATACATATGAAGCTAGTACATTACTAGGAAATACAGCATCTTTAAAAAACATAGTTCAAAGTAATCTTATGAACCATACTAATAATAATGCTTTATCCCAAGTATCTCTGAAATAAATGCGCTTTCAATCATTTATGAAACCTCATATATTAAGAGGTCAATCCAAGATCCAGAGGGAGTAAATTCCAGCATTGCACAGCTCAATAGGCAAAACACAATGAATGGATTACTTTaaatttcatcccccccccccccccccaaattggataCTGCAATATGCAAGTGTCTGTCGATTGATGAGACTAGTCTGTGGTCCTTATTGTAAAGAATACCTTTACAATATCTTATGGACTAAAGTACAGAGCTTGAACTGACAGCGAGCCTCAATAAGAAGCCAATGAAGGCACCTTGACAAAGGCATAGCCTGATGATCTGATCTCCATTTACTATATAACGGCGATTAGCGCGTAATCACTAATATAGAACTCAGGTTTAGTGCCAATGTGTAGTTccgaaaaacattttttgtgggCCATCACAAATGAGTCAGTCATAAACGACTGAATTGCAAAAAgggtcttgaaaaaaaaaacctcttcaaaGTTTAGGAAGTCTCAAAACCGTTCGCTATCAGCTGTGTCAGCTTTTATGACTGATTCATTTGTGATTGTTATATGTACATCGTATATCGTtaatagactcctgaggaaggcacgttcgagccgaaacacggtgctgtgttgagtcatcattaagagtcatcaataagagattaactTTTCATCTTTGGTGTCCCTAGGTCTGATTCTGAAGTGCCAGTATCCCCACTTCTGTCTTTGTCCTGTGTTTTTCCGTGGGATTCTGGTGTTCTTTCCACGTTTGTGGATTACTTGCATTTGATGCATGTGAACCAGTTAATGCAAGTTACCAAAGGGATCCCTAAACTTTAAATCTATTTTAATAAAAAATCCTATTCCATTTCCTTCATTTTCAGGAATGCACAAAATGGATTACCCTTTATAAATGTCTGCGGGAATCATTTCTGTTTGTCAAAGGTTTTCATTACCTCGGTTCTCCATCCAGCAGGAGGCGGTAGGTTTCTATCTCCATCTCCAGTCGGGTCTTGACATTTAGGAGCTGCTGGTACTCTGCGTTCTGGCGTGACATGTCCCCTCTTATCTCAGCCAACTGCTCCTCCACGCTGCCAATCGTACCCTGCATTCCTGCAATCTGAGTACAGTAACGGCCTTCTGTATCCGCCAGGGTGTCTTCCAGGGATTTTTTCTGGCAGAAGGTAGAAGAGGCAAATGATTAGTAAAAGCAGGTGCTCTAGTAGGATCAATCAATAATGCTATTTTATTATTAGCCAGAATGCTTGGGAAttcatagagtggaggagtggcctagtggttagagcaccagtcttgcaatacagaggtggctagttcaaatcccactactactccttgtgatcttgggcaaatcacttaatcctccattgcctcaggtacaaacttagattgtgagccctcctgggacagagaaatatctagagtacctgaatgtaactcaccttgagctactactgaaaaaggtgtgagcaaaatctaaataaataataatagagtttatgtgttgagatgaaaggaaATTAAAAGGAGGTTTAAGAATACCAAATGGTATTTGAGGAATGCCATAAGACTCCCATTCTGTAGCTCTTTCAGCTATTCCAGATTTTACCCTGAGGTTAGCTAGTCACATGAAGGAGCTCTTACACATTGTactttaaaataataattttaaaaaactcaGAGCAAAAGCTGGAATGGATGAAACACCTATGCTAGTGGAATCCTAAGATATTTTATGATGGCATCTCATGACAAGATATTTTAATAAACTTGTTCTCTGAATAAATTCTGGTCCTTACATGAGTTTGGACTGCAACAACTGATTATCATAGATTGTGCTGTTCTGTATTTTGGAGGGTGATCAAACCTTTGAACGTCTTGAAAATAAAACCACTCAAGTGAGGATTGCAACTTGGtgatggagtgatcactgagggacccaccccacaataaccaggcacTCTGCATctagccacagaatctatgaaaaggcagcatggGGTGTGCAGAGCCTGGACACTTCATTAATACTTGGGTATCATAAGTCTGTTTTATCAagcaatggaaaagatgccggtacttgATACCCACGAGTGCCCCCTGAAAAAAAGCTCTGGTTATACTACAGTGTGAAGCAAAGGGCAGCATGCTCAGGAACTGAAAGTACACTACTAAGGTTAAGGCAAGACCAGGACACTTCAGAGAGATGCTTAATAGGGTAACTGGTTTGGACTTGCAAGCTATGACGTATGCAGTTATGCATCACCTGTCACCTACCATGGCCAACTGGGACTGAAGCTCTATTTCCAATGTTTGGAAAGTACGTCTCAAATCTGAAATCTCAGTCTTACTGGACTGCACCTGCTCTATCCCAGTGGAAATCTCCTTCTTCAGATCATTGCTCTGaaaggaaagacagagagagtgatATGTGGTATTACAAGCCTACAGCTGTCTCATCTCCTTGGAGAGGATGTTAGTAATGGTGAACGGTTTTTACCTTATCTGTGTACCAAGCTTCTGCATCTCTCCGATACCGCTCTGTAAGGTTTTCATAATTGTCCCTCATATCATTCAGAATCTTGGTCAGGTCAGCCCCTGGCACTGCATCCATTTCTACATTCACCTGACCAGTGCCAACCTGTATAGAACTCATTTCctggaaaaagagagaaaaataaaccTCTTTGAATAATATGTTTTTCTAGATGTAAGTaatatttgctttctttttcctgaACACTGGCAATTTTACCTAGCACTGAAACTTGTCAAATGCCACCCCCTACGGTCACCTCACCTTtgactaggggcccttttactaagccgagtacgcagggccgccgagaggatgggcaggggggacaaaattccccgggcccgggcctccaaggggggcccagcgccgcagtcccctccacccgcccccctccatccaccaccgggccgggcacccctgaattcaaatcatagcgcctcacctcgacctcactccgtgtgaaagaagcgcagcagcggcagtctgcagattgcttcccttcgggccttcccgccCTGTGTCCCAACCtcaagggaaggcccaaagggaggcgatctgcagactgccactgctacgcttctttcacacggagcgaagTTGAGGTgtggcgctatgatttgaattcaggggggcccagcccggtggtggacggaggggggcgggtggaggggaggcGGCGATGACGACAAccttgggggggcccaggggcggccttgcctcaggcccagcccactctctcggcggccctgcgcgtaggcgcctatgcacgcccaacacatgtcaatttggagttactgagCAGCTACCACAGTGGCAGGTTGGTTGGCAAAAAATGGTTTGATATTAAATGTAGAAAAATCCTGTGCCTGTTGGTTAACAGGTCATCTAGTGAGGCCAGTGGTTGTCCCACTATTTTTAGAAGGCTGGGTAACATTGTGTAATTATTTTCGATACTTGGGGGTTGCTTTGGACTACCAGTTAAGATTTGAGCAACAGGTGTCTCAGGTAGTTCGGTTGCTTTTTATACTTTGCAGAAGCTTTGGTTAGCCTGTCCTTATTGTGATAGTACTACTTTACATTCATTTCTACATGCTTTAGTTATTTCAAAATTAGACTATGGTAACATGATCTATTTAGGGATTGCTCATTACTTACTAAAGAGATTAAGAACTGGCATTAGATTGTTGGGAGGGGTTGTTTGGAGGGAGCACGTTACACCTTTATTTGTTCATTACCATTAGCTCTCAGTGAAGTTTAAGCCTTTGTACAAGATTTTGTTTTTGACCGATAAGGTGCTGTATGGAGGAAAACCAGCATGCTTGGTCCCTTTGCTACGTTTTTATAGCTCAAGTTGAGCCTTGTGGTCAGCAAACTCtgctttaagtacataagcataagtacataagcaccgccatactgggaaaagaccaagggcccatcaagcccagcatcctgtctccgacagcggccaatccaggcttcaagaacccggcaaccccccctcccccctcaaaaaaaaaatgtaataatgttcaatggactttttcctcaggaatctgtccaaaccccctttaaattccataaggccagctgctgtcactacattctacggcaacgagttccagagtctaactacacgctgagtaaagaaagactttctcctatttgttttaaatctaccatattctaacttcaacttgtgtcccctggttctattattgtttgaaagtgtaaacaaacgcttcacatctgtccgctctacttcgctcattatcttgtagacttctcataccacccctcagccaccttttctccaagctgaagagccctaaccttctcagcctttcctcatagggaagttgttccattccctttatcatttttgtcgcccttctctgcaccttttctaattcctttatactgtatcttttttgagatgtggtgaccagaattggacacaatactcgaggtgcggtcgcaccatggagcgatacaacagcattataaacatcctcgtgtttgttttccatccctttcctaataatactcaacattctgtgcgctttcttagccaccgcagcacactgggcagacgttttaacgtcttatcaacgatgactcccagatccctttctaggtctgtaactcctaacgcggaaccttgatgacatagctgtaattcgggttcctcttacccacatgcatcactttgcacttgtcaacattgaattcatctgccacttgcacgccaatcctccagtctcgcgaggtcctcctttAATTCTTTCACACGCCTtcctgcgacttgacaaccctgaataattttgtgtcatctgcgaattaaTTCACTAGTCTACTCCcatatctaggtcatttataaatatgtaaaaagcagcggtcccaacaacacagacccctgcgggaccccactaactaccttctccactgagaatactgactattcaaccctactctttgctttctatctttcaaccagctcttgaTCCATAGtgataccctacctccgatcccatgctTTACTCTCTCTTCCTAATACACAACATGAGTGACTCACTATAACATGAGGCAGTGACTTTCTTTGGCATGCCCCCTACCTTTGGAAACATCTGCGGCAGGAAGTTTCATTAAGACAATTTAAATTGAAACTTAAAACCTATTTTTCCACCAAGCGTTTGGCAGAGGTGGGACAGGCAATATCAGAGACCTGATTTTTGAATGTAGATTGTAAACGTGATTGGGGAGGTCTCGATTGATTGGCCCTTAGATGG
The sequence above is a segment of the Microcaecilia unicolor chromosome 12, aMicUni1.1, whole genome shotgun sequence genome. Coding sequences within it:
- the LOC115481575 gene encoding keratin, type I cytoskeletal 47 kDa-like, which produces MAFSSNFLSRTSMSKAQSGPHGGSFGSNFSSRSFSGAGFGGGMSSGFGGGMSSGFSGGNSFGFTGGNVLLTGGEKQTMQNLNDRLAAYLEKVRALEEANTELELKIHQYYEKHLNSKNPSTRDYTTYYQIIEDLKNKIFTATMDNTRILLQVDNARLAADDFRLKFQNEQVLHQAVEADTNGLRKVLDELTLSRSDLEMQIENLTEELAFLKKDHEEEMSSIQVGTGQVNVEMDAVPGADLTKILNDMRDNYENLTERYRRDAEAWYTDKSNDLKKEISTGIEQVQSSKTEISDLRRTFQTLEIELQSQLAMKKSLEDTLADTEGRYCTQIAGMQGTIGSVEEQLAEIRGDMSRQNAEYQQLLNVKTRLEMEIETYRLLLDGEPSNAYVKSQAESNSTSQYGSNSQYASTAEELKKDQTRTRKIKTIVTDMVDGKVVSSQEEIIEEKIN